The following are from one region of the Corythoichthys intestinalis isolate RoL2023-P3 chromosome 17, ASM3026506v1, whole genome shotgun sequence genome:
- the ptger4b gene encoding prostaglandin E receptor 4 (subtype EP4) b, translated as MPNQTRPAPGTLQPATIPVVMFIFGVVGNVTAIVVLRISRKEQKETTFYTLVCGLAVTDLLGTLLASPVTIATYTRGGWPGADPLCQYSGFVLLFFFLAQLCILCAMSVERYLAINHAYFYKEYVNQRLAALALLAIYVSNAGLCALPGMGLGEVKLQRPGSWCFIDWHGGGNRTSVAAFNLAYAGVNAAVVLATVVCNVMVCGALILMHRRFIRRTSLGADRRRRDLNDDAPLRRRRSSLGRLAGAEIQMVILLIATSAVVLVCSIPLVLRIFVNQLSSNQNEESTGLNKDLLAIRMASVNPILDPWVYILLRKTVVLTLMERIKCLFCRMGRGRQGHAAHFRCAGVRLSSSSSVSPESPKRDGRTLTRCPTEGERAESSKTALQVSLTNGTANVQERCI; from the exons ATGCCCAACCAAACTCGGCCGGCACCCGGGACCCTACAGCCGGCCACCATCCCGGTGGTCATGTTCATCTTCGGGGTGGTGGGGAACGTGACGGCCATCGTGGTGCTGCGCATCTCGCGCAAGGAGCAAAAGGAGACCACCTTCTACACTCTGGTGTGCGGCCTGGCAGTCACCGACCTGCTGGGCACGCTCCTGGCAAGCCCGGTCACCATCGCCACCTACACGCGCGGGGGCTGGCCCGGCGCCGATCCGCTTTGCCAGTACTCGGGCTTCGTCCTGCTCTTCTTCTTCCTGGCGCAACTTTGTATCCTGTGCGCCATGTCCGTGGAGCGCTACCTGGCCATCAACCACGCCTACTTCTACAAGGAGTACGTCAACCAGCGGCTGGCGGCGCTGGCGTTGCTCGCCATCTACGTCAGCAACGCCGGGCTGTGCGCGCTGCCCGGCATGGGTCTCGGCGAAGTGAAGCTCCAGCGGCCGGGCAGCTGGTGTTTCATCGACTGGCACGGCGGCGGCAACCGCACTTCGGTGGCTGCTTTCAACTTGGCATACGCCGGCGTCAACGCCGCCGTGGTGCTGGCCACCGTGGTGTGCAACGTCATGGTGTGCGGCGCGCTCATCCTCATGCATCGCCGTTTCATCCGACGCACGTCGCTGGGGGCCGACCGGAGGCGCCGGGACCTCAACGACGACGCGCCGCTGCGCCGCCGCCGGTCCAGCTTGGGACGGCTGGCCGGAGCCGAGATCCAAATGGTCATCCTGCTCATCGCCACCTCCGCCGTGGTGCTCGTCTGCTCCATTCCCTTGGTG CTGAGGATCTTTGTGAACCAGCTGTCCAGCAACCAAAACGAAGAGTCGACAGGGCTCAACAAAGACCTGTTGGCCATCCGCATGGCCTCCGTCAACCCCATCCTGGACCCATGGGTGTACATCCTTCTGCGGAAGACGGTGGTCCTCACGCTCATGGAAAGGATCAAGTGTCTATTCTGCAGGATGGGGCGTGGCCGGCAAGGTCACGCCGCTCATTTCCGCTGCGCCGGCGTCCGCCTGTCGTCGTCATCTAGCGTCTCGCCGGAGTCTCCGAAGAGAGACGGCAGAACTCTGACTAGGTGTCCCACGGAGGGGGAGCGGGCGGAGAGCTCGAAGACGGCTTTGCAAGTGTCGCTCACGAACGGGACGGCGAACGTCCAGGAGAGATGTATCTGA